The following is a genomic window from Planctomycetia bacterium.
TTCGGCAGTCGTCGTTCGAACTTTTACCTGCGCCCAGTTCGGTACCGGCTGCAACAATGTCATCCCGGCCGGAGCCCCGGGAACGACGTTCGGATCGATGACGCCGTCGACAGTCGTCGTGCCGAATCTCGGCAGCAACGCCAAGATTGTCGATCTTGATATGACAATCAATATCCAACATACCTGGCGCGGCGATATCCGCGTGCTGCTGGCCAACCCCGGCGGAAATTTTCGCGAGTTGTTTTCCGAGGTCGGAACGTTTAACAACAGCGGCGATGACATTAGCGTGACGCTCAATGATGAGGCGGCCACGAATATCATCAGCGGACCGTGCGCAAACATGGCCCATGCGTGCACCGGAACTTACATGCCGGAAACGACGCCGATGAGCTTCTTCGATGGCGCGAATCCCAGCGGTACATGGACCCTGGGCGTCATTGACGGCGGTAGCAGCGCGGTCGGTGCCCTGTTGTCCTGGAGCCTGATCATCACACTGGCGGACACGGACGGCGACGGCATTGAAGATGGTCCTGACAACTGCATCAACGTCGCCAATCCCGGGCAGCAGGACATCGATGGCGACGGCGTCGGTGATGCCTGCGACAACTGCGTGAGTCTCAAGAACTCGACTCAGCCGGATTCGGACGGCGACGGCGTGGGAGACGCCTGTGACAACTGTCCGAGCAAGATGAACGTCGACCAGGCCGACCCCGACAGCGACGGTCGCGGAACGGCCTGCGACAATTGCCCGAATACCGCTAACTTCGATCAGGCTGACGGCGACGGCGACGGGTTCGGCGACAAATGCGACAGCGATCCCCTCGTGCCTAATCCCGATCAGCAGCCGGATGCCGGCTCACCTCCGGCTGTTCAGGGTACTCCCACGTGCGGAACTTGCGGTGCGGGCTCCTCCGTTCTTCTGCCTCTCATCGCGGTTTTTCCGCTGATTCTCCGTCGAGGTCGTCAGGGTTGACATGGCCTCGTCGGACGTTGACGATCTACTTGGTTAACCAGGTGGAGCACTTCGCGTATGCCGGAATCCATTCAGCCTTGGATCGGTGATTTGCATGAAGTTCTCTCGACTCCGGTCGTGGGGCTTATCGTGACCATCACCGCGGTGATCTGCGGCGGCATCATTGGTCTTGAGCGCGGCCATGCACAGAAGCCCGCGGGACTCAGGACGATGGCGCTCATCTGCCTGGGTTCGGCGATCTTTACCCAGGCCTCGATATTGATGGCACAAGGAACAACTGATCGTGCGCGTATTGCCGCCCAGATCGTCTCCGGCATCGGCTTCCTCGGGGCGGGCGCGATATTTCGAGAGGGGCGGCTCATCGTCGGGTTTACCACGGGCGCCGGCATCTGGGCGACTGCGGCGGTCGGCATGGTGATCGGCGGCGGCTACGTGGTCGCAGGTGTGTTCTTCATGCTCCTGATCGTATCAACGCTCGCGGCCTCAAAGCACGTCGATCATCTGGTGAACGGCCCCTGCCGAAACGCGACATTGCTCGTCGAATTTGATCCTCGACAAGGAAAAACACGGCTGGCAATTCAACAAATCATCGATGACTACCTTTATCCCGAGATTCTTGGATTTGAGAGCCCGTCGGAGTCTACCTGCATCGCAAAGATCAGGTATTGCGAGTTCCACCGTGACCACCGCGCTTTCTTAGGGGAACTTGCCCGCATCGCCGAGGTGACCAGGGTCTCACAAGGCTGAGAACCGGTTGCGGGGCCTCCTGTCATACTGAAATGCACGTCCGCGAATAACCGCTTCGCCAGTTTGATTTTTTTCGCCGCGGTTGCTTTAGAAAAAAATCGCTGGATCGCGCGGTTTGCCAGTTGCGTCCGCGCCGGATTTGCCGATCAGAGTTCGGTTCGGGGAAAGATAACGACGGATCGAACCAATTTTTCAGGAGCTGCGCTATGAATGGCCCAATACACTCCGGAGGCGGGCGGCGGCAGCACTCGAACAAGGAATGGACGCGACTGAAGTTCGCCGGTCGGGCAGTGCTGGCGCTTTCTGCCGGCGCAGCCTTTGGGGCGCTTGCCTGGGAGCCGGTTTCAGACGCGACATCCACCAGCGAGAATGAGCGGATCGCCGCGGAGTTGCGGCGAGAAAGCAACGCCGGCCAGGATGAGCGCCGGCCTTCTTTCGATGTGGTTAACGAGCCCATCGCCCCAGGCGGCGATGCCTTGCTAAACCCCGAAAGGAGAAATCACCCATCATGGGTCGCCCGAGGAGCCGAGACCGATGATGCGGCCGACCACTCTGGTCGAGTGGCGCAAACCCGTCAGGATCATGTGCACGTCACGAATGCAACCTCCGGCGTTCGCTCCAGGGCGCCGCCTCCTTAAACGCATCGTTCGCCGCACCACCGCAACCCACCACGCCGGATATCGCGGCGCACAACCAATCAGTTTTTTATTCGTTCAAACGACCTAAACTTTTGAACAAATAAAGAGGCCCGCCCGAGTCACCTCGAGCGGGCCTTTTGCTTGATATTCCCTACGATCGGCGGGCTTTAGTTTGCGCCGCCCTGCTGTGCGAAGCTGAAGATCTCCTCGAGGTCCTGCTGCGTCGGATTGTCGGGATCGAATTCCTGATCGCCGCCCGCGAAGGCAGCCGCCAGCTCCTCCAGGCCCTGAATGGCCGACGGGTCGCCCTGAGCCTCATTGAGCAGGGCTTCAAGTTCCTCGAAGGTCTGAACGTTGTTGGCATCCAGGAAGTTCACGAGGGCCTGCGACTGGGCCTCGGTCAGGGGTATTGCACCCGTACCCGGCGCCTGAGAGTTTATCACTTCCACGGCAATCTGGCTCAGGGCTCGAATCTCGCTTGCGGTGAGATCGCCGATTGCGCTGTTGGCCAGCTTAGCGAGGGCGCCCGGAAGGATGAGAACATCACAACCTGCCGAACCGGCAAAGATTCCGCCGGCAAACAACAAACAAAACAGCTTACTTCTTCCCTTCATTTCATACTCCTTGTTTCTGCCGAGTATCCCACAGCCGCACGAAGCCCCCCAGGGACATCAGGGTACTGTGAAGTTGAATAGAAAATTGACCAGTCGGTCGCCGCTGTCATCCATAGGAGCGCCGATCGCCGCACGGATCGCGTCCTGCTGCTCCATATCCGTCAGCGCCGAGTTACTTAGAATCGCATCCAACTCGGCAAGCGTGAGTCCCGCGGCCTGCGCCGGAAGCGTCGCCTGCTGGATTGCGTTGAACCCGCAGCCCGATGTCAGAGCAATGACGAGAATCGCAAGTACAAGGCGACTCTCCAGTTTTAGAATACGATTAACGAATGGCATGAAAACCTCATCGAATGCCGGCAGTCTCGCGAGGTCCGGCTCATCTTAGCATCGGCCCCGGACCTGAACAACCTTAAGACCTAACCCGGCGACTTCGGCACAATTTGCAGGTCCGCAATCAGCCGGCGTTGATGGAGGCCCCTCAGACCGTATAATCTCGCACCGTAAGCGTATACGCCCATAACCCGGCACGTGACGGCACCGGACAATCGGCCCCTCAAGGTAGGCCCTCGTGATATTCCAAACCCATTCACTCCTCCCCGCAGCCATCCTGGGAATCATTCTGACGGGATCGCCTGTCGGCGAATCAAGGCCGACCACGCAGGAAGACTCAAGCCTCAATCAGGCGATCGAAACGACTTCGTGTGAGCGTTTCCAAAACTCCATCGACAAGGCGACGAGCGCCGCGGAACGCCTTTCGGCCAGGTTCGGCGCGATTGAGTGTATCCTTACTCAGGAATGTGCCGCGCCACTCACGGCACTCCTGACCGAGCGGGCATTTGATCGTCGTGCGCTGGGTGCTTCGGCTGCTCGCGCGATTGAGAACATCGACAAGGCATCGGACGATCTGTCCGGCGCTGCGCTCGACGAGGACACCACCGCCGAAGCGATTGACCACCTCGATCGCCTCCGCGCGTTCGCCGAAATGTTTGCCGCGCTGGCCCTCGACCCGAAGGAGGATGAAACGCCGCGGCGCCTGATCGACGCATGCATCGGCCTGGCCCTCTATGCCGACGACCCAAGCGAAGAGCTTGTCGAGTCCGCCAAGTTGTGGCAGGCGGTTGCCTATCGTCGTGCCGGAAAAACGGATCGCGCGCTGCAGGTGCTGCGACCGGTTCTGACGAC
Proteins encoded in this region:
- a CDS encoding thrombospondin type 3 repeat-containing protein, with amino-acid sequence MPETTPMSFFDGANPSGTWTLGVIDGGSSAVGALLSWSLIITLADTDGDGIEDGPDNCINVANPGQQDIDGDGVGDACDNCVSLKNSTQPDSDGDGVGDACDNCPSKMNVDQADPDSDGRGTACDNCPNTANFDQADGDGDGFGDKCDSDPLVPNPDQQPDAGSPPAVQGTPTCGTCGAGSSVLLPLIAVFPLILRRGRQG
- a CDS encoding MgtC/SapB family protein, translated to MPESIQPWIGDLHEVLSTPVVGLIVTITAVICGGIIGLERGHAQKPAGLRTMALICLGSAIFTQASILMAQGTTDRARIAAQIVSGIGFLGAGAIFREGRLIVGFTTGAGIWATAAVGMVIGGGYVVAGVFFMLLIVSTLAASKHVDHLVNGPCRNATLLVEFDPRQGKTRLAIQQIIDDYLYPEILGFESPSESTCIAKIRYCEFHRDHRAFLGELARIAEVTRVSQG